In one Kitasatospora cineracea genomic region, the following are encoded:
- a CDS encoding LCP family protein — protein MNSGHRNRGDSADSTTPGVDPADQWVLDPETGEFRLDLDAGRPAPAARPAPAARSRSAAPRPQGARRTPAADAAAAAPVGGGRRARGATAVPGGRAARRKGRSSRGRRVLKWTAGSLGLVLVAGCGGAYYVYQHFNNNISSVKVEVGEESERPQATDALNILVIGTDSRVGLGREYGDEGSAGHADTTLLFHISKDRSNATVLSIPRDLMVTVPDCKAGDKSIPGEARAMFNTSLGQDGRDPGCTWKTVEKLTGVRINHFMMVNFEAVKTLSTAVGGVEVCASTDINDPYSHLKMTAGRHVVQGEEALAFVRTRHAVGLGGDLTRIPLQQQFISSMIRKMKSSDTLTNPAKLWDLADAATKALTVDDGIGSVNKLKDLALDISRIDTKNITFTTVPVIDDPVDDNRLALKPNDAQQLFAMIAADRSLTDVPQQETAPAEPSAPASSAPAAPQVDAAGVKVTVRNGSGASGQAGKAATALQGKGFALAVVGNNADAAATSAVTYPAGHEDEAQAVAAALGLPATAVQPGSRLGAKDGVVVVLGKDFTGAGGTASAPPTEAPKDIQRVQADDTNVCAAKAK, from the coding sequence ATGAACAGCGGACACCGGAACCGGGGCGACTCGGCGGACTCGACCACGCCGGGCGTCGACCCCGCCGACCAGTGGGTGCTCGATCCGGAGACCGGCGAGTTCCGGCTCGACCTGGACGCGGGCCGTCCCGCTCCCGCCGCTCGTCCCGCTCCCGCCGCGCGTTCCCGCAGTGCCGCGCCGCGCCCGCAGGGCGCCCGGCGGACCCCGGCGGCGGACGCCGCCGCGGCGGCGCCGGTCGGCGGCGGTCGGCGGGCCCGGGGCGCGACGGCGGTGCCCGGCGGACGGGCGGCGCGGCGCAAGGGCCGCTCCTCGCGCGGGCGGCGGGTGCTGAAGTGGACCGCGGGTTCGCTGGGCCTGGTGCTGGTCGCGGGCTGCGGCGGCGCGTACTACGTCTACCAGCACTTCAACAACAACATCTCCTCGGTGAAGGTCGAGGTCGGCGAGGAGTCGGAGCGCCCGCAGGCGACCGACGCGCTGAACATCCTGGTGATCGGCACCGACAGCCGGGTCGGCCTCGGCCGCGAGTACGGCGACGAGGGCTCGGCCGGGCACGCGGACACCACGCTGCTGTTCCACATCTCCAAGGACCGCTCCAACGCGACGGTGCTGTCCATCCCGCGCGACCTGATGGTGACCGTCCCGGACTGCAAGGCCGGCGACAAGAGCATCCCCGGCGAGGCCCGGGCGATGTTCAACACCAGCCTGGGCCAGGACGGCCGCGACCCCGGCTGCACCTGGAAGACCGTCGAGAAGCTGACCGGCGTCCGGATCAACCACTTCATGATGGTCAACTTCGAAGCGGTGAAGACCCTTTCGACCGCCGTCGGCGGTGTCGAGGTGTGCGCCTCGACCGACATCAACGACCCGTACTCGCACCTGAAGATGACCGCGGGCCGGCACGTGGTGCAGGGCGAGGAGGCGCTGGCCTTCGTCCGCACCCGGCACGCGGTGGGCCTCGGCGGCGACCTGACCCGGATCCCGCTGCAGCAGCAGTTCATCTCCTCGATGATCCGCAAGATGAAGAGCAGCGACACCCTGACCAACCCCGCCAAGCTGTGGGACCTGGCCGACGCCGCCACCAAGGCGCTGACCGTCGACGACGGGATCGGCAGCGTCAACAAGCTGAAGGACCTGGCGCTCGACATCTCCCGGATCGACACCAAGAACATCACCTTCACCACGGTGCCGGTGATCGACGACCCGGTGGACGACAACCGGCTGGCCCTCAAGCCGAACGACGCCCAGCAGCTGTTCGCCATGATCGCCGCGGACCGCTCGCTGACCGACGTCCCGCAGCAGGAGACCGCCCCCGCCGAACCCTCCGCGCCGGCCTCCTCCGCGCCCGCCGCGCCCCAGGTCGACGCGGCCGGCGTCAAGGTCACCGTCCGCAACGGCAGCGGCGCCTCCGGCCAGGCCGGCAAGGCCGCCACCGCCCTCCAGGGCAAGGGCTTCGCGCTGGCCGTCGTGGGCAACAACGCGGACGCGGCGGCGACCAGCGCGGTCACCTACCCGGCCGGGCACGAGGACGAGGCGCAGGCCGTCGCCGCGGCCCTCGGCCTGCCCGCGACGGCGGTGCAGCCCGGCAGCCGGCTCGGTGCGAAGGACGGCGTGGTCGTCGTGCTCGGCAAGGACTTCACCGGGGCGGGCGGCACGGCGTCGGCGCCGCCGACCGAGGCGCCCAAGGACATCCAGCGGGTGCAGGCCGACGACACCAACGTCTGTGCGGCGAAGGCGAAGTAG
- a CDS encoding TIGR03089 family protein: MTAPFAADARTPAELLQAFLRPGSAADPSRPLVTFYDDSTGERVELSAKTFDNWVAKTANLLQDELNASPDDRAALLLPAHWQSAVWLLACWSVGVVAVPQGEPKDAELVVSGPDGLAAAQECPGERVALALRPLGGRFPQRPDGFLDYAAEVPGQGDRFAPYSPVDPQAVALETVVDGLPLKLTGEQAVALAREGAARLGLDSGSRVLSTLSFDDWTGLEAGLLAPLAVGASVVLCRNSGQLTEDQWQSRIDSERVTLRLG; this comes from the coding sequence ATGACTGCGCCTTTCGCTGCCGACGCCCGCACCCCCGCCGAGCTGCTGCAGGCCTTCCTGCGCCCGGGGTCCGCTGCCGACCCGTCCCGCCCGTTGGTGACCTTCTACGACGACTCGACCGGGGAACGGGTGGAGTTGTCGGCGAAGACGTTCGACAACTGGGTGGCCAAGACGGCCAACCTGCTGCAGGACGAGTTGAACGCCTCGCCGGACGACCGGGCGGCGCTGCTGCTGCCGGCCCACTGGCAGAGCGCCGTGTGGCTGCTGGCCTGCTGGTCGGTGGGCGTGGTGGCGGTGCCGCAGGGCGAGCCGAAGGACGCCGAGCTGGTGGTCTCCGGGCCGGACGGGCTGGCGGCCGCGCAGGAGTGCCCGGGCGAGCGGGTGGCGCTGGCGCTGCGCCCGCTGGGCGGCCGGTTCCCGCAGCGGCCGGACGGGTTCCTGGACTACGCGGCGGAGGTGCCCGGGCAGGGCGACCGGTTCGCCCCGTACTCGCCGGTGGACCCGCAGGCGGTGGCGCTGGAGACGGTGGTGGACGGGCTGCCGCTGAAGCTGACCGGCGAGCAGGCCGTGGCGCTGGCCCGGGAGGGCGCCGCCCGGCTGGGCCTGGACAGCGGGAGCCGGGTTCTCTCGACGCTGTCCTTCGACGACTGGACGGGCCTGGAGGCGGGCCTGCTGGCGCCGCTGGCGGTGGGCGCGTCGGTCGTCCTGTGCCGCAACTCCGGGCAGTTGACGGAGGATCAGTGGCAGAGCCGGATCGACTCCGAACGGGTGACTCTGCGTCTCGGGTGA
- a CDS encoding DNA-3-methyladenine glycosylase family protein, whose translation MPAQTRQWRPGYPLDLGRTLFPLQRGSGDPAFRRTPDGALWRTSRTPDGPGTLRILQRTGEIDATGWGPGGGWLLERLPALLGAEDDPAGLALPPGPLREAQRSCPGLRLTRTGLVMESLVPAILEQKVTTMEAYRAWRTLLHDHGTPAPGPAADLGMRTAPSARDWTLVPSWAWHRAGVDPKRSATVLRAVRLAARLEQAAAMPPADAFARLTAVPGVGPWTAAETLQRSNGDADAVSVGDFHLPNTVGWALAGRPRSDDAQMLALLEPYRPHRHRLCRLLPLTGARPPKYGPRLAPNDHRGR comes from the coding sequence ATGCCCGCCCAGACCCGGCAGTGGCGGCCCGGCTACCCCCTCGACCTCGGCCGCACCCTCTTCCCGCTCCAGCGCGGCAGCGGCGACCCGGCCTTCCGCCGCACCCCCGACGGCGCGCTCTGGCGCACCTCCCGCACCCCGGACGGCCCCGGCACCCTGCGCATCCTCCAGCGCACCGGCGAGATCGACGCCACCGGCTGGGGGCCCGGCGGCGGCTGGCTGCTCGAACGGCTCCCCGCCCTGCTCGGCGCCGAGGACGACCCGGCCGGGCTCGCGCTCCCGCCCGGACCGCTGCGCGAGGCCCAACGCTCTTGCCCCGGGCTCCGGTTGACCCGCACCGGCCTGGTGATGGAGTCCCTCGTCCCGGCGATCCTGGAGCAGAAGGTCACCACCATGGAGGCCTACCGCGCCTGGCGCACCCTGCTGCACGACCACGGCACCCCGGCCCCCGGCCCCGCCGCCGACCTCGGCATGCGGACCGCCCCCTCGGCCCGCGACTGGACCCTCGTCCCCAGCTGGGCCTGGCACCGGGCCGGCGTCGACCCCAAGCGCTCCGCGACCGTGCTGCGCGCCGTCCGTCTCGCCGCCCGTCTCGAACAGGCCGCGGCGATGCCCCCCGCGGACGCCTTCGCCCGCCTCACCGCCGTCCCCGGCGTCGGCCCGTGGACCGCCGCCGAGACCCTGCAGCGCAGCAACGGCGACGCCGACGCGGTCTCCGTCGGCGACTTCCACCTCCCCAACACCGTCGGCTGGGCCCTGGCCGGCCGCCCCCGCAGCGACGACGCCCAGATGCTCGCCCTCCTGGAGCCCTACCGCCCGCACCGCCACCGCCTCTGCCGCCTCCTCCCCCTCACCGGAGCCCGCCCCCCGAAGTACGGCCCCCGCCTGGCCCCCAACGACCACCGCGGACGGTAG